GAGAAATGTAAACCAGAAAGAGAGACCTAAAAAAATCAGCGTCAAAAGGAAGTTGGTGAAAGAGCCGATTCTTCCTTTTACCCTTGGCAGTTCATTTTCATCCATTATCGCATCCACTAAAATTTATTATACCCTGAGGTCAAGTTAAAGGTAGAGTGGAGTCTCATTGGCAATCAACAAGGTATGTTTGGCTGGCATAGGCTCCCAGACTCTTCACATTAAAAGTGATGATCCTACCCGCCTCTTTTAGTTCATACTCTGGCGCCACAACCCCTCGGGATTTTATAGAAACATTTTTCACCGGTTCTGGAGGGGCGACGAACAGCCGCAGGTTTTTAAGAGGGAATTGGCTGTTATTTGTTACTTTTACCTCAATTCTTCTCAAAGAAGAATTTGCCCTCCTGACAGTTAAGGAGAGATTTTCAAACCCCTGCCACCAGTCTGCCATCTCTTTACAGGTTGCAAACCACACATCTTTACCTTTACAGAACTGAATGAATCGCTCCAGGGCCGGGATGTTATTTTCTGCACAAAGGAGATGACTGTGGTAGAGGAGAAAATAGGCACCCTGCACCTCATAAACACTTAGAAAGTCCTGTTTCAAGGCATCGAACAGATCATTTGTGCCCCGCAGGTGTTCCTTCACCAATAGGTCGTAGTCGCTCCTTGGTCCTTTAGGCAGGACAACAATGATTGGCTTTTGTTCCCCTTTGCCACGGAGGCTGGAACTACGGACCTGTGTAATGAGCGGACAGAGTCGGTCGGTCACATCATTGCCGCAAAGATACCGATACCCTAATTCTGCGAGCGCCTTTATTGTGGAGGAGTCATAGAGTTCCTCAGGCGGATGAAACCCTATTATTTTTTTACCGGTTAATTCCTCAAGGGACTCCCTCCCCTCTTTTAATCGTGACAACTGCTCCTCATAGGGCTGCCACCGGTACACCTCAACCCCGTGCAAACCAATCTCGCCATTTTCCGTAAGAATGCGAGTTGCCTTAGGATTATTAAGCGCCTCTTCAGGGACTAAAAAGAATGTTCCCTGGACACCCTCCTTATTTAAGACGGTAACCGCGTTTAATGTTTGAGTATAGCGATACTCAGCATCGCAGATTAAAACCACCGCCGCCTGGTTTTCTCTTTTTCCATCGGGCCAGGGGTTGAGCCAAGCAACCGGTTCCTTTCGCAACCAAGATATTGAGTTCAACAGAATCTGGTCCCGAATCACCTGAATGGTTTTGACACCAACAACTGCCTCCCGTTCAAATCCCAACCAGACAAAACGTCCATGGTAATACTCGCCACAAACAACTCCGCACCCCTTTTCATTAGAGGTCAAGGGCTTAGACCAGTAGCCAACAGGTGATGCCCTTGTTTCCACTACCTTTGCCGCCAAAGGGTGAATTTCATTAAGATTTGTCACCTCAAGCCTGAATCCTGGTGGGATCCGATAACTTAATGGGGAGTTTCCCTTGAGGGTTAAGGAGGCGCTCACATTCCCTTTAGGACCGATCTCCCCTGTAACTTCAACCCCGAACAGACTGGAAAGGAACTCCCAACCCTGCCAACCACCCTGTTCATCTCTGGCACCCAAAGGACCGGTTGCCAGCACACCACCACCACCACTTAAGAACCTTCTAATCGCAGACCGCTCCCTTTCGCTCAAACAGATTGCCGATGGTAGAATCAGGAGGTCATACCCCTCAATGCCTTTCTCCAACTCCCTGGAGGTTATCACCCTGTAACCGAGACGGCGATTCAAAAGATAGACTTCCCAATCGGCTAAGTTATCGTTCATCCACTCGCTAAGTTCGGGCAAAGCGGATTGGGTATGAGTGGAACGAAGAAGAGCAATTTTGGGCTCATCTCTACCTTGGGGGAAAATGGAGAGCAATAAGAGCAGGAGTAAATTTATCGCCATTTAAGTTCGTCCGTCTTTATCCTTTCTGTGCCGTCAGTTACTGGAACATACCCCTTAGGGGTATAGCGCCAGAACAAAGGGAAACCCTCTTCTTTCCTGGCAATATAGAGAGGTTCTGGTATAGATTCACCAGGCTTCTTATTCCCACCCTCAATTGATGAACCTAACCCTGCCGAAGAGGGAATAACCACAATCTCCTTTTGCAAAGGCGGTTCATGGGCTTCCCCTATTACTTTATGCTTGTTATTTTTGTTATTATTCCTCCGTTCCTTTAATTTGTAGAGCACATACGCAAAAACTGAGAGGATGAGTGTAAGGATGGTTACCGCCAGAAGGATTACAGTAAGGATAGGCACTATATCCATTTCATTCCTCCTTTCTTGTTTTTATTTATATCCTACCCATTCTAACCAATTTTCCCCAGGTCATTTTGACCCCGAGAAACTCTTCAATTGATGCCAAAACCTTGCAAACATCTATGACCAGAATGAAAAAGAGCCGGTAAAATATCGAATATGGTAAAAGGAAGGCCGCCTCCCTTTCAGAGTTTATCGAGAAAAAGGCTCCGATGATATCTAATAGCGTCAACAGAAGCCACCAGAATAGAAGGAGTGGGCTGAGTCCAAAGAAAAAGGCGATGAAAATAAAAAAGAGGTTGCCAAAAACATTCATCCCAGGCCAGATGAGCACCTCATAGACCATCCACCACAGTATGAAGAAATAACTGAATTTGTCAGGACTGAACAGGGCGTCCTTGTGC
The sequence above is drawn from the candidate division WOR-3 bacterium genome and encodes:
- a CDS encoding polysaccharide deacetylase family protein translates to MAINLLLLLLLSIFPQGRDEPKIALLRSTHTQSALPELSEWMNDNLADWEVYLLNRRLGYRVITSRELEKGIEGYDLLILPSAICLSERERSAIRRFLSGGGGVLATGPLGARDEQGGWQGWEFLSSLFGVEVTGEIGPKGNVSASLTLKGNSPLSYRIPPGFRLEVTNLNEIHPLAAKVVETRASPVGYWSKPLTSNEKGCGVVCGEYYHGRFVWLGFEREAVVGVKTIQVIRDQILLNSISWLRKEPVAWLNPWPDGKRENQAAVVLICDAEYRYTQTLNAVTVLNKEGVQGTFFLVPEEALNNPKATRILTENGEIGLHGVEVYRWQPYEEQLSRLKEGRESLEELTGKKIIGFHPPEELYDSSTIKALAELGYRYLCGNDVTDRLCPLITQVRSSSLRGKGEQKPIIVVLPKGPRSDYDLLVKEHLRGTNDLFDALKQDFLSVYEVQGAYFLLYHSHLLCAENNIPALERFIQFCKGKDVWFATCKEMADWWQGFENLSLTVRRANSSLRRIEVKVTNNSQFPLKNLRLFVAPPEPVKNVSIKSRGVVAPEYELKEAGRIITFNVKSLGAYASQTYLVDCQ